CGCGAGTCCGGCGTGGTAGACGTGGAACTCCGACACGCCCGCGTCGGCGTACCGGAGCCATTCCGCCAGCAGCTCGGGACCATCGGCCGGACGCGGCGGCAAACCCAGCACGTACGCCGCTGTGCGCACGTCGAACTCCCGCAACGCCTCGATCGCGGGTACCGCCACCTCCGGCCCCGGCCAGCACGTCAGCGTCAGCACGTCCACGTCGGCCCCGACCCCGTCCGCGACGGTGGCGAACGGCCCGGTGCCCCAGGGATCGGCGGTCGCGTGCACGACGACCCGCACACCACCGGCCAGCGCCACCAGTTCCCGCCGCAGGTCGCGCGACACGGCCGTCCGCACCTTCCGCACCTCGGCCGCGAACTCCCCCAGCGCCTCCTCGACCGACGCCGCGCCACCGTCGACCCCGGCCCGCACCGCCTCGGCGGTCCCGGCGGGGTACCGGGCGGCGCACACCGAGCAGAAGCACAGCGACAACAGCTTCTGCTGCACCGGACTCCAGTCCGTGCCGTCGGTCTTCTCGTGGTGACCGCCGTGCACAAACCCCAACGGCCCGCACGCCTCCAGCACCACCCCGTCCGGCTGCCCCTGCTCCAGCACCTCGGACACCAGCGCCCGCGCGTACTCCACCACATCGGGGTGCGCCGGGCACAGCGCGTACGGGTAGGCGTCCCCGAAAGCGTTGCGCACCACGACGTCAGGGTGCAGGTCGCCGAGCCGACTGCTGTGCGTGAGCACGGTCCACGCGTACACCGGCAGCCCGACCGCCCTCACAGCGTCCGACGCAAGCCCGTAAGAATTCGCCGGCACCCAGGACGGCTCAGCCGGGACCAGCCGTCCGAACGCCGATTCCCGCACGGGCAGGTAGAACGCCGCGTGCCGCGCGTCGACCAGCCGGTGCGATGGGTGGAACGGTGTCGCGGCCCGCACGGTGTGGTACGCCGCCGCGAGTGCCACCGCGTCCACCCCCAGCCCGGAAATCCGGGCCACGGCGGAAGGGTCGCCGACGATGTCCCACGGGTAGACGTGGGCGACGGTCGTCACCACCGGGGGCGCTTCCTCTCGTAGGACGGGTCGTGCTTCTGCATGTACCCGGTGTCGTCGCGCTGCACGAGCCCGCACTTCCGGTAGTTCTCGGCCAACCGCGCCAACGCGTCCCGGTCCAGCTCGACACCCAACCCCGGCCCGGACGGGACCGGCACCGCGCCGTCCACAAAGGACAGCGGTGACACCAGCACGTCGTCCGCCGAGTTCCACGGGTAGTGGGTGTCGCAGGCGTAGTTCAGGTTCGGCGTGGCGGCGGCCAGGTGGGTCATGGCCGCCAGGCTGATGCCCAGGTGGGAGTTGGAGTGCATGGACAGCCCGATGCCGAACGTCCGGCAGATCGCGGCCAGCTCCTTCGACCGCGACAACCCGCCCCAGTAGTGGTGGTCGGACAGGATCACCTGCACGGCACCCAGCTCCACCGACCGCGCGATGTGCTCGAACGCCACCACGCACATGTTCGTGGCCAGGGGCAACGGCGACGAGCGGGCGACCTCCGCCATGCCGGGGATCTCCGGCGACGGGTCCTCCAGGTACTCCAGCACGCCGTCCAGCTCGGAAGCGACCTTCAGCGCCGTGGCGGGCGTCCAGGCCGCGTTGGGGTCCAGCCGCAGCGGGTGGTCCGGGAAGGCCGCGCGCAGCGCCCGGATGGCCTCGATCTCCTCCTCCGGCGGGAACACCCCGCCCTTGAGCTTGATCGACCCGAACCCGTGCCGCTCCACCAGCAGCCGCGCCTGCGCCACGATCCCGTCCGGGTCCAGCGCCGCCCCGAACTCGTCCGGCTCGGCACCCGGATGGGCGTCCCACTTGTAGAACAGGTAGGCGCTGTACGGCACGGCGGACCGCACAGCGCCGCCCAGCAGGTCCACGACCGGACGCCCGAGGGCCTTGCCCCGGATGTCCCAGCAGGCGACCTCGAACGCGGCGAACACGCGGTCCACAGTGGACTCGGCGGTCAGCTTGCCGGTCAGGCCGTGCCGGTCGGAGCCGGTCTCGCCGCCCAGCGCGGTCGTGACGCGGGCGTGCAGACCGTTGAGGTCGTGCACGTCCAGGCCGACCAGCGCGGGTGCGACCGTGCGCAGCCGGTTCAGGTGCCCGATGTCGCCGTAGGTCTCGCCCAGGCCGGAGATGCCCTCGTCGGTGTGCACCTCGACGACCGTGCGCAGCGCCCACGGTTCGTGGCAGCCCACGGAGTTGAGCAGCGGCGGGTCCCGGAAGGCGACGGGGACGAGGTCGATCGCGGTGATCTTCACGCGGCCAGCTCCCTTCCGGCGGCGACGATCTTCTCCAGCTCCGCCAGGTGCTCCTCGGTCGGGTCGAGCAGCGGCGGGCGCACGCCGCCGACGTCCAGGCCGGTCGCCCGCACGGCCGCCTTGACCAGCGCCACCGCGTACCCCGGCACCCGGTCGCGCAGCTCGACGAACGGCCGGTAGAACTCGGTGAGGTAGCGGCGGACCAGGGCGTCGTCGCCGTCCTGCACGGCCCGGTAGAAGCCCAGCGAGATCTCCGGCGCGAAGCAGAACACCGCCGACGAGTACAGCTCCACGCCGATGCCCCGGTAGGCGGGCACGGTCAGCTCCGCGGTGGGCAGGCCGTTGAAGAACTGGAACGGCTTGTCCACCGCCGCCCGCACGGCCAGCACGATCCGCTGCAACAGGTCGATGTCGCCCAGGCCGTCCTTGAACCCGACCACCGTGGGCAGCGACGCCGCCTCCACCGCGGTCTCCGGCGTGAACACGGCGTTGTTGCGCTGGTAGACGATCAGCGGCAGCTCGGTCGCGCCCGCCACCTCGGCGACGTACCGGACGAGCCCCTTCGGCGGGTTGGACACCAGGTAGGGCGGCAGCAGCAGCAACCCGTCCGCACCGGCGTCCCGGGCCGCCCGCGCGAACGCCTTGGCCACCGGCACCGGGCCGCCCGCGCCCGCGAACACCGGCACCCGCCCGGCG
This DNA window, taken from Saccharothrix variisporea, encodes the following:
- a CDS encoding glucarate dehydratase family protein, whose amino-acid sequence is MKITAIDLVPVAFRDPPLLNSVGCHEPWALRTVVEVHTDEGISGLGETYGDIGHLNRLRTVAPALVGLDVHDLNGLHARVTTALGGETGSDRHGLTGKLTAESTVDRVFAAFEVACWDIRGKALGRPVVDLLGGAVRSAVPYSAYLFYKWDAHPGAEPDEFGAALDPDGIVAQARLLVERHGFGSIKLKGGVFPPEEEIEAIRALRAAFPDHPLRLDPNAAWTPATALKVASELDGVLEYLEDPSPEIPGMAEVARSSPLPLATNMCVVAFEHIARSVELGAVQVILSDHHYWGGLSRSKELAAICRTFGIGLSMHSNSHLGISLAAMTHLAAATPNLNYACDTHYPWNSADDVLVSPLSFVDGAVPVPSGPGLGVELDRDALARLAENYRKCGLVQRDDTGYMQKHDPSYERKRPRW
- a CDS encoding 5-dehydro-4-deoxyglucarate dehydratase; its protein translation is MQLDGVLFFPVTPFDPDGAVAEHVLAEHVKRGVAAGAGGVFVACGTGEFHALDLAEFERAVAVAVEATAGRVPVFAGAGGPVPVAKAFARAARDAGADGLLLLPPYLVSNPPKGLVRYVAEVAGATELPLIVYQRNNAVFTPETAVEAASLPTVVGFKDGLGDIDLLQRIVLAVRAAVDKPFQFFNGLPTAELTVPAYRGIGVELYSSAVFCFAPEISLGFYRAVQDGDDALVRRYLTEFYRPFVELRDRVPGYAVALVKAAVRATGLDVGGVRPPLLDPTEEHLAELEKIVAAGRELAA